Proteins from a genomic interval of Amycolatopsis sp. cg13:
- a CDS encoding aspartate aminotransferase family protein, protein MAESPEAAYAPLEADGEWGRAFNYHALDVEVARAEGVFIYDTKGNRYYDISGGPMAVNLGHGHPKMREAIIEQFDRYCFVHPTLANRRRIDLGEAIADITPEGHNSSYLVSGGSEAVETALKLARQYHVATGNPGKHKIISCYESYHGMTLATMALSGHPGTLRHYDPMIQHWPKLHQYSDARRPEGVSRDDWALSCARDLERLIAFEGAPTIAAFIATPHGCGSDYGVVAPALYWREVRRICDENNVLFIDDEVVTGFGRTGEWFGIDHHGVVPDIMTFAKGISSANVPLGAVSVHDRVNQPFVDGVGFVHGFTNGGNALACAAGVATIDIIKAERLLDNCRARSAQLFALRESLLAHPSVADVRGWGLFMVLELVGPDGRTYFPRNVHAEQRFQQVGLANGLVFYSALYGNRRAMGERGLPMWISPPLTITEAELDDMAARLDDTLTDWERLTGFPSAGEERL, encoded by the coding sequence ATGGCGGAATCGCCAGAGGCGGCCTACGCCCCGCTCGAGGCCGACGGAGAGTGGGGTCGCGCCTTCAACTACCACGCACTCGACGTAGAAGTGGCGCGAGCCGAGGGCGTCTTCATCTACGACACCAAGGGAAACCGGTACTACGACATCTCCGGCGGGCCGATGGCCGTCAACCTCGGGCACGGACATCCGAAGATGCGCGAGGCGATCATCGAGCAGTTCGACCGGTACTGCTTCGTGCACCCGACGCTGGCCAACCGGCGCCGGATCGACCTCGGCGAGGCGATCGCCGACATCACGCCCGAGGGACACAACAGCAGCTACCTCGTCTCAGGCGGCTCGGAGGCAGTAGAGACCGCGCTGAAGCTCGCCCGGCAATACCACGTGGCGACCGGAAATCCGGGCAAGCACAAGATCATCAGCTGCTACGAGTCGTACCACGGGATGACCTTGGCGACCATGGCATTGTCCGGCCACCCGGGCACACTGCGGCACTACGACCCGATGATCCAACACTGGCCGAAGCTCCATCAGTACAGCGACGCACGCCGCCCCGAGGGCGTCAGCCGGGACGACTGGGCACTGAGCTGCGCGCGGGACTTGGAGCGCCTCATCGCGTTCGAAGGAGCCCCGACCATCGCTGCCTTCATCGCCACCCCGCACGGCTGCGGTTCCGATTACGGCGTCGTCGCACCCGCGCTGTACTGGCGGGAAGTGCGTCGCATCTGCGACGAGAACAACGTGCTGTTCATCGACGACGAGGTCGTCACCGGATTCGGCCGCACCGGCGAATGGTTCGGCATCGACCACCACGGCGTCGTCCCGGACATCATGACGTTCGCGAAGGGCATCTCGTCGGCCAATGTCCCCCTGGGCGCGGTCTCCGTTCACGACCGCGTCAACCAGCCCTTCGTCGACGGTGTTGGCTTCGTCCACGGCTTCACCAACGGCGGAAACGCACTGGCGTGCGCGGCCGGTGTCGCGACGATCGACATCATCAAGGCGGAGCGGCTGCTAGACAACTGCCGGGCCCGGAGCGCGCAATTGTTCGCCCTTCGCGAGAGCCTGCTGGCCCATCCGTCCGTGGCGGACGTCCGCGGGTGGGGCCTCTTCATGGTCCTCGAACTGGTCGGCCCCGACGGGCGGACCTACTTCCCGAGGAATGTCCACGCCGAGCAGCGCTTCCAGCAGGTCGGCCTCGCGAACGGCCTGGTCTTCTACTCGGCGCTGTACGGAAACCGGCGGGCCATGGGCGAACGCGGCCTGCCGATGTGGATCTCGCCGCCACTGACCATCACCGAGGCGGAACTCGACGACATGGCGGCGCGCCTCGACGACACGCTGACGGACTGGGAACGGCTTACGGGCTTCCCGTCGGCTGGAGAGGAACGCCTCTGA
- a CDS encoding SDR family NAD(P)-dependent oxidoreductase — translation MNAFSATSDLFDLTGRRVLVTGASRGIGQAIAVGLARRGANIVGAARSEDGLRETAKLIADTAGTFQAHAVDLRSSDAIHSCVTTAAETLGGLDVLVNNAADDHDSSIEDTDPSVFQRVIELNLQSCWLLTRAASPYLKDGGGKVINIASVLGLVGMRDDSAYIAAKHGLVGLTKAVALEWARKNVQVNAIAPGYVQTAMLPDLETNEAVAKYIRRQVPMGRWAQPEEFVGPATFLASAASDYLTGHTLVVDGGLTAQ, via the coding sequence ATGAACGCCTTCTCCGCTACCTCCGACCTGTTCGACCTCACCGGCCGCCGGGTGCTCGTCACCGGCGCCAGCCGCGGCATCGGCCAGGCCATCGCCGTCGGCCTCGCCCGCCGCGGCGCGAACATCGTCGGCGCCGCCCGGTCCGAAGACGGCTTGCGCGAGACCGCCAAGCTCATCGCCGACACCGCCGGGACTTTTCAGGCCCACGCGGTCGATCTGCGGTCGAGCGACGCGATCCACTCCTGCGTGACGACGGCCGCGGAGACGCTGGGAGGCCTCGACGTCCTGGTGAACAACGCCGCGGACGACCACGACTCCTCGATCGAGGACACCGATCCGTCCGTCTTCCAGCGGGTCATCGAACTGAACCTCCAGTCCTGCTGGCTGCTGACCCGCGCCGCGTCGCCCTATCTGAAGGACGGCGGCGGCAAGGTCATCAACATCGCGTCCGTGCTCGGGCTCGTCGGCATGCGCGACGACAGCGCCTACATCGCCGCCAAACACGGACTCGTCGGCCTCACCAAAGCCGTCGCCCTCGAATGGGCGCGCAAGAACGTCCAGGTCAACGCGATCGCTCCGGGCTATGTCCAGACGGCGATGCTGCCCGATCTGGAAACCAACGAGGCCGTCGCCAAGTACATCCGCCGGCAGGTCCCGATGGGCCGCTGGGCGCAGCCGGAGGAATTCGTCGGCCCGGCGACGTTCCTCGCCTCGGCCGCCTCGGATTACCTGACCGGCCATACGCTGGTCGTCGACGGCGGCCTGACCGCCCAGTGA